A single region of the Lineus longissimus chromosome 14, tnLinLong1.2, whole genome shotgun sequence genome encodes:
- the LOC135498613 gene encoding uncharacterized protein LOC135498613 isoform X3 — translation MLACEKLKRDQLSLKEVGRTSNTILHIKDDDDLQLSSDLESLDDEEMDKNEEEIESTATGSVCTKTCLGDLQSAAMEIKTFIRVGVEKNMFISRESILNLMDYYRSDDQLTFHRINVTFEGENIAEDMDGLS, via the exons ATGTTAGCTTGCGAAAAGCTGAAGCGGGATCAGCTCTCCCTGAAGGAGGTTGGGAGAACATCAAACACCATACTGCACataaaagatgatgatgatctccaATTGTCTTCA GATCTGGAATCTTTGGATGATGAGGAAATGGACAAAAATGAAGAGGAGATTGAATCTACTGCTACTGGTTCAGTTTGCACAAAAACCT GTCTTGGAGATCTACAAAGTGCAGCTATGGAGATAAAAACCTTCATTCGAGTTGGTGTGGAAAAGAACATGTTCATCAGCCGTGAGTCGATCTTAAACCTGATGGACTATTATAGGAGTGATGACCAACTGACTTTCCATCGAATCAATGTGACGTTCGAAGGAGAAAACATTGCAGAGGATATGGATGGCTTGTCCTGA